The following proteins are co-located in the Echinicola sp. 20G genome:
- a CDS encoding geranylgeranyl reductase family protein, whose protein sequence is MSQYDVAVIGSGPAGASAAYSLAKKGISTVLIEKETLPRYKTCGGGFVFRGRRNMPFDISPVVEREFYQINLYFENEEMMLTTKRDVPVISMVMRDDFDHFIIKKAKELGVEVKEGHKLTGITFGEVPTLHTSQGDIQAKMIIAADGALSPTAKMAGWKETRKLIPALEYEVEVSPEDFERLSQEVRFDVDTIPHGYAWSFPKKNHLSLGVASARKVRIDLKAHYRKYVEKLGIKEVISEKAHGFQIPVAPRTDGFYRNNVFLIGDAAGFADPVTAEGISNAILSGQLVVEAIAESELNPQKAGDLYQSKLEEDLLPEVITGVSVSKWFYSQRMIRNFLMKKYGDYFISAMTDVFIGDRSYPKDLMKSLKRKIKELV, encoded by the coding sequence ATGAGTCAATATGATGTGGCTGTCATTGGCAGCGGGCCTGCAGGAGCTTCGGCAGCTTATAGTTTAGCAAAAAAAGGAATATCTACTGTATTGATTGAGAAGGAAACCTTGCCAAGGTACAAGACTTGTGGTGGCGGCTTTGTGTTTCGAGGTAGGAGAAACATGCCTTTTGATATTTCACCTGTGGTGGAAAGAGAATTTTATCAGATCAACCTTTATTTTGAAAATGAGGAAATGATGCTGACCACCAAACGGGATGTACCTGTAATCAGTATGGTGATGCGTGATGATTTTGATCATTTTATCATCAAAAAGGCTAAGGAACTTGGTGTCGAGGTGAAAGAAGGACATAAGCTTACTGGAATTACTTTTGGTGAAGTGCCTACCTTACACACCAGTCAAGGAGATATTCAGGCCAAGATGATCATAGCTGCAGATGGAGCACTTAGTCCAACAGCCAAGATGGCTGGGTGGAAAGAGACCAGAAAGTTGATTCCTGCATTGGAGTATGAAGTGGAGGTGAGTCCTGAAGATTTTGAGCGTTTGTCGCAGGAAGTAAGGTTTGATGTGGACACCATTCCACATGGTTATGCCTGGAGCTTCCCTAAAAAGAATCATTTGTCTTTAGGTGTTGCTTCAGCCAGAAAGGTGAGAATTGACCTTAAAGCCCATTATAGAAAGTATGTGGAGAAATTGGGCATCAAAGAAGTGATCAGTGAAAAGGCACATGGATTTCAAATTCCAGTTGCACCAAGGACGGATGGCTTTTATAGAAACAATGTATTTTTGATAGGAGATGCGGCGGGTTTTGCGGATCCAGTGACCGCAGAAGGAATTTCCAATGCCATTTTGAGTGGACAGCTAGTGGTGGAAGCTATTGCCGAATCAGAGCTGAATCCTCAAAAGGCAGGAGATCTTTACCAAAGTAAATTAGAGGAAGACTTACTTCCAGAAGTCATTACTGGCGTAAGCGTTTCGAAGTGGTTTTATAGTCAGCGGATGATCCGTAACTTCCTGATGAAGAAGTATGGTGATTATTTTATCTCAGCCATGACGGATGTATTTATTGGTGACAGAAGTTATCCGAAGGATTTGATGAAGAGTTTAAAGCGAAAAATCAAGGAATTGGTTTAA
- a CDS encoding YdeI family protein, with translation MNTKVDLFLEKAQKWQDEMKLMRKIALDCGLTEDFKWMHPCYTLKGNNVVLIHQFKEYCAFLFHKGALLKDPENILIQQTKNVQSARQIRFTHIDDIVKQQATIKAYIYEAIEIEKAGLVVEMKKTTEFDVPEELEDKFKETPSFKTAFEALTPGRQRGYLLHFSQAKQAKTRISRIEKAMPDIFEGKGLNDR, from the coding sequence ATGAACACTAAAGTTGACCTGTTTTTGGAAAAGGCCCAAAAGTGGCAGGATGAAATGAAGTTGATGAGAAAAATTGCCTTGGATTGTGGCCTTACCGAAGATTTCAAGTGGATGCACCCTTGTTACACGCTCAAAGGCAATAATGTGGTTTTAATCCATCAATTCAAAGAATACTGTGCTTTCCTCTTCCATAAAGGAGCATTGCTAAAAGACCCGGAAAACATCCTGATCCAGCAAACTAAAAATGTCCAATCAGCCCGTCAAATCCGATTCACTCACATCGATGACATTGTCAAGCAGCAGGCCACCATCAAAGCTTATATTTATGAAGCTATTGAAATAGAAAAAGCGGGTTTGGTGGTGGAAATGAAAAAAACCACTGAATTTGATGTACCTGAGGAATTGGAAGATAAATTCAAGGAAACGCCTTCGTTCAAAACCGCTTTTGAAGCCTTGACCCCAGGAAGGCAAAGAGGCTATCTACTCCATTTTTCACAAGCCAAACAAGCCAAAACCCGTATCTCTAGGATTGAAAAAGCCATGCCTGATATCTTTGAGGGAAAAGGGCTGAATGATAGATAG
- a CDS encoding DoxX family protein has protein sequence MTKRNRIIYWVATIWLALGMTSTGIVQLIKMEEEVSNFSSLGYPLYLMTIIGIWKILGVVTVLIPKYPLLKEWAYAGFFFTMTGAIISHLAIGDNPTTLFGPSLLLVLTIVSWYFRPELNHYKPKNE, from the coding sequence ATGACAAAGAGGAATAGGATCATCTATTGGGTAGCTACCATTTGGCTAGCTTTAGGCATGACCTCCACAGGCATTGTACAACTGATTAAAATGGAAGAAGAAGTGTCAAATTTTTCTTCTTTGGGCTATCCGCTTTACCTAATGACCATTATTGGTATTTGGAAAATCCTAGGTGTTGTTACAGTGCTCATCCCTAAATATCCATTATTGAAAGAATGGGCTTATGCTGGCTTCTTCTTCACCATGACCGGAGCCATTATCAGCCACTTAGCCATTGGAGATAATCCAACCACTTTATTTGGTCCTTCCCTACTACTTGTACTTACCATAGTATCATGGTATTTTAGACCTGAACTAAACCATTATAAACCCAAAAATGAATAG
- a CDS encoding Gfo/Idh/MocA family protein, whose translation MSSRRKFLQNSLLATAGLSIPTVLSAKDFGQFTRKIGANDQVNVGLIGANGMGWSNMNSFLKMPQVNCVAIADIDQSVLDRRAADVEKQRGKKPKLYKDYRKMLEDKDIDVVIIGTPDHWHCLTLIDSISAGKHAYVEKPLANSIQECNLMVKAAERYGKLVQVGQWQRSGSQYDEAIEFVKSGQLGNIRLVKCWAYQGWMNPVPVKPNSTPPAGVDYKMWLGPAPDRAFNENRFHFNFRWFWDYAGGLMTDWGVHEIDIALYAMGVSAPKSVMASGGKLAYPDDASETPDTLQTVYEYDGFNMLWEHATGINGGNYGYTEGIAFIGNNATLVVNRGGWEIIAEQKNGKPMIEGMARVKPEGNALDRHTTNFVEAIKANDASKLNCAVQTGSVAAINAHMGNIAFKTGKKIYWDAEKGLFTDPEANQLVNANYHNGWELPKI comes from the coding sequence ATGTCTTCAAGAAGAAAATTTTTGCAAAACTCCCTGCTGGCAACGGCAGGGCTTTCTATTCCAACTGTTTTATCTGCTAAAGACTTTGGTCAATTTACGCGGAAAATTGGCGCCAATGACCAGGTAAATGTTGGTCTTATCGGTGCCAATGGCATGGGTTGGTCCAATATGAATTCGTTTTTAAAAATGCCACAGGTCAATTGTGTGGCTATTGCGGATATTGACCAAAGCGTATTGGATAGGAGGGCTGCTGATGTAGAAAAGCAAAGGGGGAAGAAACCAAAACTATATAAGGATTACAGAAAAATGCTGGAAGATAAGGATATCGATGTGGTCATCATTGGTACACCGGATCACTGGCATTGTTTGACTTTAATAGATAGTATTTCGGCCGGTAAGCATGCTTATGTTGAGAAGCCATTGGCCAATTCAATCCAAGAATGTAACCTGATGGTCAAGGCTGCAGAGCGGTATGGCAAATTGGTGCAAGTAGGCCAATGGCAGCGAAGCGGCAGCCAATATGACGAAGCCATTGAATTTGTGAAGTCTGGACAACTTGGAAATATCCGCTTGGTCAAATGTTGGGCTTATCAAGGTTGGATGAACCCTGTTCCGGTAAAACCCAATAGTACACCTCCAGCAGGAGTGGATTATAAAATGTGGCTTGGCCCGGCGCCAGACCGAGCCTTTAACGAAAACCGTTTCCATTTTAATTTTCGTTGGTTTTGGGATTATGCCGGAGGGCTGATGACTGACTGGGGCGTACATGAAATTGATATTGCCTTGTATGCTATGGGAGTTAGTGCACCAAAGTCCGTTATGGCATCTGGGGGAAAGCTCGCTTATCCAGATGACGCTTCAGAAACACCTGATACTCTTCAGACGGTCTATGAATACGATGGTTTCAACATGTTATGGGAGCATGCCACAGGGATCAATGGAGGTAATTATGGCTACACAGAAGGAATTGCTTTCATAGGAAATAATGCAACTTTGGTTGTGAATAGAGGGGGATGGGAGATTATAGCCGAGCAAAAAAATGGAAAGCCTATGATTGAAGGAATGGCCAGGGTAAAGCCCGAGGGAAATGCTTTGGATCGGCATACAACTAATTTTGTAGAGGCAATCAAAGCTAATGATGCTTCCAAGCTTAATTGTGCAGTACAAACAGGTAGTGTTGCTGCTATCAATGCACATATGGGGAACATTGCTTTTAAGACAGGTAAGAAGATATACTGGGATGCTGAAAAGGGGTTGTTTACTGACCCTGAAGCAAACCAACTTGTAAATGCCAATTACCACAATGGTTGGGAACTACCAAAGATATAA
- a CDS encoding HmuY family protein, with product MIINNMKKVNYFILAMLALPLFTACTDNDETEPEVELEAVLVEDLYAPGAQSGGTEFVYYSLENNAVVDSEDGDWDLGFFGTTIIVNNGVSGDGNAEAAVLDGLIFDELESVPTTAEFAVDTEEGNAIPTGSGNGWYFYDQTTHIITPLAGVVILVKTNAGNYAKLEMISYYEGNPAHEDIDPFAGGYQTFRYTLQSNGTMNF from the coding sequence ATGATCATCAATAACATGAAAAAAGTAAACTATTTCATTTTGGCAATGTTGGCATTGCCTTTATTTACCGCATGCACTGATAACGACGAAACCGAACCAGAAGTGGAATTGGAAGCGGTTTTGGTGGAGGATTTATATGCGCCAGGTGCCCAGTCAGGAGGAACTGAATTTGTTTATTACAGCTTAGAAAACAACGCAGTTGTAGATTCTGAAGATGGTGATTGGGATCTGGGATTTTTCGGAACCACCATTATTGTAAATAATGGAGTGAGTGGTGACGGAAATGCCGAAGCAGCAGTATTGGATGGATTAATTTTCGATGAATTGGAATCGGTACCCACCACAGCGGAGTTTGCGGTAGATACTGAGGAGGGAAATGCCATTCCTACAGGAAGTGGAAATGGATGGTACTTTTATGATCAAACTACCCATATTATTACACCTCTAGCAGGAGTAGTGATTTTGGTAAAAACCAATGCAGGTAATTATGCCAAATTGGAAATGATCAGCTATTACGAAGGGAATCCTGCTCATGAGGATATAGACCCTTTTGCTGGAGGTTATCAAACATTCAGATATACACTCCAGTCCAATGGAACAATGAATTTCTAA
- a CDS encoding SRPBCC domain-containing protein, protein MELKTKVNAEEGKQEIFITREFDLPVDLLFKAYIEPEIVEQWMGTKVLKLESKKHGSFQFETTDPKGNKHCFNGVIHEFTPNEKIIRTFEMEGTSFGVQLEILEFHKLTSNQSKLHKQVIYQSVAYRDENLKLPFRQGINWAHNRLEEIVKHSNKKL, encoded by the coding sequence ATGGAACTAAAAACAAAGGTAAATGCCGAAGAAGGCAAACAGGAGATTTTTATTACCAGAGAATTTGACTTGCCAGTAGACTTGCTCTTTAAGGCCTACATTGAACCCGAAATCGTGGAACAATGGATGGGAACCAAGGTACTTAAACTAGAAAGTAAAAAACATGGCAGCTTCCAATTTGAAACCACTGACCCCAAAGGAAACAAACATTGCTTCAACGGTGTAATCCACGAATTTACTCCTAATGAGAAAATCATCAGAACTTTTGAAATGGAAGGTACATCGTTCGGTGTACAGTTAGAAATACTAGAATTCCATAAGCTTACTTCCAACCAAAGTAAACTCCATAAGCAAGTGATTTACCAATCAGTAGCCTATAGAGATGAAAACTTAAAACTTCCCTTCAGACAAGGTATCAACTGGGCGCATAATCGTTTGGAAGAAATTGTAAAACACTCAAATAAAAAACTATGA
- a CDS encoding DUF1080 domain-containing protein, which translates to MKLNLLIPIVAGSLLSIPTLAQHKQIQLPPEATEVWEPEPRKVTPGEENHLPPSDAIVLFDGSDLSAWKSYKTGGDAEWSVHDGIFTVAAGKGDIATKESFGDVQVHIEWKAPDVVKGDGQGRGNSGLFFMDRYEVQILDSYDNRTYSNGQAASLYKEGIPLVNATRPHTEWNTYDVFFTAPRFNEDGMLIRPAYVTVIHNGILVQNHYEVKGSTAYIGVHKYEPHEAELPIKLQDHGNPVNFRNIWVRKL; encoded by the coding sequence ATGAAATTAAACCTATTGATCCCAATTGTTGCGGGAAGTCTATTGAGCATTCCAACTCTGGCCCAGCACAAACAAATTCAATTACCTCCAGAAGCGACAGAAGTGTGGGAACCAGAACCTAGGAAAGTTACTCCTGGGGAAGAAAATCATTTACCGCCTTCTGATGCTATTGTTCTTTTTGATGGCAGTGATTTGAGCGCATGGAAAAGTTATAAAACCGGAGGTGATGCTGAATGGAGTGTGCATGATGGTATCTTTACAGTGGCGGCTGGCAAAGGTGATATTGCCACTAAAGAGTCTTTTGGGGATGTGCAGGTACATATCGAATGGAAAGCACCAGATGTAGTGAAAGGAGACGGGCAAGGAAGAGGAAATAGTGGGCTATTCTTTATGGATCGCTATGAAGTACAGATTTTAGATTCCTATGACAATCGCACTTATTCTAATGGCCAAGCAGCTTCTTTATACAAAGAAGGTATCCCTTTGGTAAATGCTACACGACCTCACACAGAGTGGAATACTTATGATGTGTTCTTTACAGCACCTAGGTTCAATGAGGATGGCATGTTGATCAGACCTGCGTATGTAACGGTCATCCATAATGGTATTTTAGTGCAAAATCATTATGAAGTAAAAGGTTCAACGGCGTATATCGGAGTTCACAAATATGAACCCCATGAAGCGGAGTTACCCATCAAATTACAGGACCATGGCAATCCGGTGAATTTTAGAAATATCTGGGTCAGGAAACTTTGA
- a CDS encoding urease accessory protein UreF, with the protein MGIKKNNNLTYTHSGGQLLHILHIADPTLPVGGFSHSNGLETYVQQGLVKDVQSTKKFIKAMLENNYKYNDGFLVSLAHAYTSTKDIEKLVALDIESHALKSPMEIREASVKMGTRLLKIYIEFIDSSFLEEFQHQVKEKSAYGHFPVVYGLITALLEVAMQDAIASFLYNATVAMMTNAVKLVPLGQMDGQRILFDTHTMIQKITKDILDLELEMLGLCNPAFDIRSMQHENLYSRLYMS; encoded by the coding sequence ATGGGCATCAAAAAAAATAACAATTTAACTTATACCCATTCTGGTGGTCAGTTGCTTCATATTCTGCATATCGCGGACCCAACACTGCCTGTTGGTGGCTTTTCTCACTCCAATGGACTGGAGACTTACGTGCAGCAAGGTCTGGTCAAAGATGTCCAAAGTACCAAAAAGTTCATCAAAGCCATGCTCGAAAATAACTACAAATACAACGATGGCTTCTTGGTAAGTCTAGCCCATGCTTATACCTCTACCAAAGATATTGAGAAACTGGTCGCTTTGGATATTGAAAGTCATGCGCTGAAATCCCCTATGGAAATCAGAGAGGCAAGTGTAAAGATGGGGACAAGGCTATTAAAAATTTATATTGAATTTATTGATTCCTCCTTTCTTGAGGAGTTCCAGCACCAAGTCAAAGAAAAGTCAGCTTACGGGCATTTTCCTGTCGTATATGGGCTAATCACTGCTCTATTAGAAGTTGCAATGCAAGATGCCATAGCTTCATTCCTTTACAATGCCACAGTAGCCATGATGACCAATGCGGTTAAGCTGGTTCCCCTAGGACAAATGGATGGACAAAGAATTCTTTTCGACACCCACACCATGATCCAGAAAATTACCAAAGATATTCTGGACCTTGAACTTGAAATGCTGGGTCTTTGTAACCCTGCTTTTGATATCAGAAGTATGCAGCATGAAAACCTATATTCCAGGCTTTACATGTCCTAA
- the ureE gene encoding urease accessory protein UreE: MICKQVLGNLSSYPIDNKKVEKLKLEWFEVPKRIMRKTTDAGTEVAIKFLREGNRLLEGDILFEDETKLIVISILPCDAIEITPRSMYEMGTICYEIGNKHLPLFIQDDKVLVPYEKPLERLLIATGYQVTKTHCKLLNMLKANVDHSHGKQGGSLFSKILELTTKE; this comes from the coding sequence ATGATCTGCAAACAAGTCTTAGGTAATCTTTCTTCCTATCCCATTGATAACAAAAAGGTTGAGAAACTTAAACTGGAGTGGTTTGAAGTCCCTAAACGTATTATGCGCAAAACAACTGACGCAGGCACTGAGGTAGCTATAAAATTCCTCAGAGAAGGTAACCGACTTTTGGAAGGTGACATTCTTTTTGAGGATGAGACCAAATTGATTGTAATAAGTATTTTACCTTGTGATGCCATTGAAATCACCCCTAGGTCAATGTATGAGATGGGGACCATTTGCTATGAAATAGGCAATAAGCATTTACCGCTCTTTATTCAGGATGATAAAGTATTGGTTCCATATGAAAAACCACTTGAGAGATTGCTGATTGCCACAGGGTATCAAGTTACTAAAACCCATTGCAAACTATTGAACATGCTAAAAGCCAATGTCGACCATTCCCATGGCAAGCAAGGAGGATCCCTTTTCTCCAAAATTCTGGAATTGACCACTAAAGAATAA
- a CDS encoding aspartate aminotransferase family protein: protein MNNRQLFLSHLAQTTDFPLLIEIEKAEGVYMYGPKGKKYMDLISGIGVSNVGHRHPQVVKAIQDQLDKYMHLMVYGEYVQSPQAQLAKALVSTLPKKMDNVYLVNSGSEAVEGALKLAKRYTGRREIISCVNAYHGSSHGALSVGGNEIFKRGYRPLLPGITNVPFGEMEALEQITEETAAFIIETVQGEGGIRVASKEFFQALRHKCDETGTLLILDEIQAGFGRTGKFWAFEHYGIEPDILVCAKGMGGGMPIGAFIAAQPVMAVFKNNPLLGHITTFGGHPVSSAASLATIQVLKEEKLIEQVAAKAELFKKLLNHDKIKGIRNKGLMMAVEFESFEVLKPIIDRAIELGIITDWFLFCEDSMRIAPPLTITEEEIHEACKVILQAIEENS from the coding sequence ATGAACAATCGACAACTCTTTTTATCCCATCTGGCTCAAACCACAGACTTTCCCTTACTGATAGAAATAGAAAAGGCCGAGGGTGTCTATATGTATGGACCTAAGGGGAAAAAATACATGGACTTGATTTCTGGTATTGGAGTCAGCAATGTCGGACACCGACACCCACAAGTCGTCAAAGCTATTCAAGATCAATTGGACAAGTACATGCACCTCATGGTTTATGGAGAATATGTCCAGTCTCCCCAAGCCCAACTGGCCAAAGCTTTGGTTAGCACATTACCCAAAAAAATGGACAATGTCTATCTGGTTAATAGTGGCAGTGAGGCTGTAGAAGGTGCGTTGAAACTGGCCAAAAGATACACAGGTAGAAGAGAAATCATAAGCTGTGTCAATGCTTATCACGGATCTTCCCATGGAGCATTATCTGTTGGTGGAAATGAAATTTTCAAAAGAGGCTACAGGCCATTATTACCTGGTATTACCAATGTACCTTTCGGGGAAATGGAAGCTTTGGAGCAAATCACTGAAGAAACGGCAGCATTTATCATTGAAACTGTCCAAGGAGAAGGAGGAATTAGGGTTGCGTCCAAAGAGTTTTTTCAGGCACTCCGCCATAAATGTGACGAAACAGGTACTTTACTGATTCTGGATGAGATTCAAGCTGGATTTGGCAGGACGGGCAAATTCTGGGCTTTTGAACACTACGGTATAGAACCTGACATATTGGTCTGTGCCAAAGGAATGGGAGGTGGAATGCCTATAGGAGCGTTTATTGCGGCCCAACCGGTGATGGCTGTATTTAAAAATAATCCATTACTGGGTCATATCACTACCTTTGGAGGTCACCCGGTAAGTTCAGCTGCATCTTTGGCAACCATTCAGGTACTAAAAGAAGAAAAACTGATCGAACAAGTAGCCGCTAAAGCAGAGCTGTTTAAAAAGTTACTAAATCATGATAAAATCAAAGGCATCCGCAACAAAGGCCTGATGATGGCTGTGGAGTTCGAATCATTTGAGGTGTTAAAACCGATTATCGATAGGGCAATTGAATTGGGAATCATCACCGATTGGTTTTTATTCTGTGAGGATAGCATGCGCATTGCCCCTCCTCTGACCATTACCGAAGAAGAAATCCATGAAGCCTGTAAAGTGATTCTTCAGGCCATTGAGGAAAATAGTTAA
- a CDS encoding urease accessory protein UreD, producing the protein MEKYYLKTGLRQQTILKDVFFTPPFNLVEVRENKKDPLLEVMIMSSSPGMLNDDHYDINIEVIDHSALNLQTQAYQRIYVSKKGTTQKMNVKVGKEAYFSYVPHPTVPHKGANYKTENTIHLNSSSTLVWGEILTCGRKFMDQKEEFTFTKHHAITQVYVDDRLIFKDNLYLMPEKINVQDMGQYEGFTHQGCLLYIAPNADINLKKSKFGHILEEAKEIEFGISVLNKSALVIRLLGNSGELLYQILSKIRIGEDEIINESIKELWEQN; encoded by the coding sequence ATGGAAAAATATTATCTCAAAACTGGACTTCGCCAGCAAACAATACTCAAAGACGTTTTCTTTACGCCTCCTTTTAACCTGGTGGAAGTAAGGGAGAATAAGAAAGACCCATTGCTTGAGGTGATGATCATGAGTTCTTCCCCAGGCATGCTCAATGATGATCATTACGATATCAATATCGAGGTAATCGACCATTCCGCCCTTAACCTTCAAACACAGGCCTATCAAAGAATTTATGTTTCTAAAAAGGGCACTACTCAAAAGATGAATGTAAAAGTGGGCAAAGAAGCCTACTTTAGCTATGTCCCTCACCCCACTGTACCCCACAAAGGCGCCAATTACAAAACTGAAAACACCATTCATCTGAACTCGAGCAGTACTTTGGTTTGGGGAGAAATTCTTACTTGTGGCCGAAAATTCATGGATCAAAAAGAAGAATTTACTTTCACCAAACACCACGCCATCACCCAAGTGTATGTCGATGATAGGTTAATCTTCAAAGACAACCTTTACCTTATGCCTGAAAAAATAAACGTTCAAGACATGGGGCAATATGAAGGCTTCACCCATCAAGGTTGTCTACTCTATATAGCACCAAATGCAGACATAAACCTTAAAAAGTCCAAGTTTGGGCATATTTTGGAAGAAGCTAAAGAAATTGAGTTTGGGATCTCTGTTCTCAATAAATCCGCGTTGGTCATCAGGTTATTGGGAAATAGTGGTGAATTGCTTTATCAAATCCTCAGTAAAATCCGAATTGGTGAAGACGAAATCATTAATGAATCAATCAAAGAATTATGGGAACAGAATTGA
- the ureG gene encoding urease accessory protein UreG produces the protein MKEERKYIKIGIAGPVGSGKTALIERLSRKMAKDYSIGVITNDIYTKEDALYLTKNSLLPENRIIGVETGGCPHTAIREDASMNLEAVDEMVSRHPDVEIVFIESGGDNLSATFSPDLADVTVFVISVAEGEKIPRKGGPGITRSDLLVINKIDLAAMVHANLEVMENDSRKMRNGQPFVFTNLMNDTGLDSVIKWIQRYALIEENAVEPELRR, from the coding sequence ATGAAAGAAGAAAGAAAATACATTAAAATTGGTATAGCAGGCCCAGTTGGGTCTGGAAAGACTGCTTTAATTGAAAGACTGTCCAGAAAAATGGCCAAAGATTACAGCATAGGTGTCATCACCAATGATATTTACACCAAAGAAGATGCCCTTTATTTGACCAAAAACTCCCTGCTACCAGAAAACCGAATCATTGGTGTAGAAACTGGAGGTTGCCCTCATACCGCAATCCGAGAAGACGCCAGCATGAACTTAGAAGCGGTGGATGAAATGGTTAGTAGACATCCTGATGTAGAAATAGTATTTATTGAAAGCGGAGGAGACAACCTTTCTGCTACTTTCAGCCCAGATTTGGCTGATGTCACTGTCTTTGTCATCTCAGTGGCTGAAGGGGAAAAAATCCCGAGAAAAGGAGGGCCGGGCATTACCCGATCAGACCTCTTGGTCATCAATAAAATTGATTTGGCGGCTATGGTTCATGCCAATTTGGAAGTGATGGAAAATGACTCCCGCAAAATGAGAAATGGACAGCCTTTCGTTTTTACCAATCTCATGAATGACACAGGTTTAGACAGTGTTATTAAATGGATCCAGCGTTATGCTTTGATCGAGGAAAATGCTGTAGAACCTGAACTAAGGCGTTAA
- a CDS encoding helix-turn-helix transcriptional regulator → MKLRRDVFQAIADPTRRAILLLVASQSMTAGAIANNFDTARPTVSKHLQILTACELLAQEQQGREIIYHFNPNKMKEVADFIEPFRKMWDDRFNKLEEIMKKYQSNQ, encoded by the coding sequence ATGAAACTAAGAAGAGATGTATTCCAAGCTATTGCAGATCCAACCAGACGGGCAATTCTGCTTCTGGTAGCCTCTCAATCAATGACAGCAGGTGCCATTGCGAACAACTTTGATACAGCAAGGCCCACTGTGTCCAAGCATCTTCAGATACTTACTGCCTGTGAATTATTGGCTCAAGAACAACAGGGCCGGGAAATCATCTATCATTTTAATCCCAACAAAATGAAGGAGGTAGCTGACTTTATAGAACCTTTCAGAAAAATGTGGGATGACCGCTTTAATAAACTAGAGGAAATAATGAAAAAATACCAATCTAATCAATAA